A genomic window from Balaenoptera acutorostrata chromosome 20, mBalAcu1.1, whole genome shotgun sequence includes:
- the LOC130706003 gene encoding leucine-rich repeat-containing protein 37A3-like, protein MGAELSSKPTGFTFLAFTSPGDQVETQLKQQLRSLIPNKDMRRLISHVIQTLKIDCSETHVQLACANLISRTGLLMKLLSKQQEVKVSKAEWDTDQWRSDSSVSESTEAQSEQKEQESSELTKEVPGCGCNNKLILAISVTVAVTILVTILCLIEDLT, encoded by the exons ATGGGCGCTGAATTATCCTCTAAGCCCACAGGCTTCACTTTCCTAGCGTTCACATCCCCGGGTGATCAAGTTGAAACTCAGCTAAAGCAGCAGCTGCGGTCCCTCATCCCCAACAAGGACATGCGAAGGCTCATTTCTCATGTTATCCAGACTCTGAAAATAGACTGCTCGGAGACCCACGTGCAGCTGGCCTGTGCCAACCTCATCTCTAGAACAGGCCTCCTGATGAAGCTTCTCAGCAAGCAGCAAGAAGTAAAGGTGTCCAAAGCGGAATGGGATACGGACCAGTGGAGAAGTGACAGCTCTGTCAGTGAGAGCACAGAAGCCCAGAGTGAGCAGAAAGAGCAGGAGTCAAGTGAG ctcacAAAAGAAGTTCCAGGATGTGGCTGTAACAACAAACTCATCTTGGCAATATCTGTAACTGTAGCAGTGACGATTTTGGTTACAATTCTCTGTCTCATTGAG